The Artemia franciscana chromosome 2, ASM3288406v1, whole genome shotgun sequence genome segment AGGAAAGCAGTATTTGCCGTCCGATTTGCTATCAGCATCTGGTTTGGGTACTGGAACTCTGGATTGTAGTATGAATAAGACTCCTTCCGATATTCTGCGACCagtggtagaaaaaaaaaatacaaaaaatacaaaatttgctttttcGTAGTTAGGAATATGAACATTCTGTTGGGGAGTTCTTAGGAGCTCAGTATTTGGCCCAGACCTTTCATCAAGGTCAAATCACTTCTAAGGAGTTTTATCCCATTTTGTCTGAAACTATGCAGAGAATAATATTTGCATGGTTGAAACTGTGCGAAACAAGTGAAGAGTTTATTACTATCAGctgttttattatatatataaaaatcttttGCTTCAGGCTTTGTtgtgtttttgtcaaaaacacaaaaaacactgTCAAAAAACACTGTGGAAGTTTATATATCTTCCTGCCCAAAACGAGACGGCGTATCTCACGTTTGAAgatgttttagaaaatataaagctgagaaaacaacaaaacttaACCAAATGGTTAAGCGTGATCTCGGTCAACCTCGTTATTAACCTTGAAAGGTGTATGATTATCATATCATTGacaagttttaaaactttcaaaacctAACTGTATTTTTCCTACTAATGCCAAACGTTTTATTTCAGCGTTCCACCAGaacgaattttcaaaaactaatattgatttttatccttATAAAATTCTTGTTGCAACATTGGgaattttctgaacgttttcctGATGTTCAGTTATGAATGTAAAAGCACAATTTCAGTATGTTTGAGCAGAATGAAAACTAGCTGCTCTAATTTTGGCagtaaaataagtttatttatcATTTCACAACACAGCAATTTCATACAAGAAGAAGAAATGTgactaattttcagtttttggtcTTGATTCTATCCATTCTTTGATACCGGGTAGGTTTGCTATTCTTTCCTTATATGCCTTTGCATTTGGTGCTGTTTCGTAAGGTTTTTCACCGAACTTCCTATGGAGCTCGTCAAGAAATGCAAAGACCACAAAATCAACCCATGAGATCTGAAACAAAAGGATGACCACATTAACGTGAATCTGTAATAACGATCAAACACGCCCTTGTTTCCTCCAGTTTCAACtgcattaatttcaaaagaagtttttcaagaaaactaAAGAGCCTTATTTAAAGTTGAGACGAGCAGAAATACATTCGTGCAATACTTCAAACTGAAAATGTACAGAAATTTAGAGCAAATGGTTACCGTGATTGAATCacacaacacaaaaaaaaaatgaataaatgaaacacaaaacggacaaattaaaatgaagaatcACATCCAATACAGAGTTAACATGCACCGTTATAAATGGATAAAAGAATCCTAAAACGTAccatcagaaatatttttttcatcaatcatgtttttatttacttttttcctgTCCCTTAGTTCTGAAGTTTTAATTAGCTGCATGGCCTGAAGTATTAAGGGAGATCAgcgaaaaacttaaaattttctacaTTTCCGAAAAAAATAGATCGTACTTTTTAAGGTCCTCTGGTTCCAGTGAAAGTTTTTCTGGGAACTTGACGTTCCTCTGGAactaccctgaaagtttcacagTGATCGGAGTAAAACAATATTTGGCTGTTTTGGGGTTACATGACTCAATATAACCCgtttttttcaatgtgttttcCTCTTAGGCTAGTTTGTTCAAGCATAATCGCCCATTAAGATGCTATTCGATCAGTTACAAAACAAATCTGGGTGTATTTTGAGGACCAGAAACCATTACATTACTTCATTCCATATATTAGTCTCCTTTGGGGTCTCCTTATTTCTGTTTACATACTCTAAAAGTCAAAGCCAATCTGATTACACAATATATAATGGCAAAGTTTCAGGTGTCGCATAACAATACAACTAATCTTCaatatatgtttgtttgtttttttttttttcattaagttatCCTGGTCCTGACCACATGTCCTGCAAATTATGAGCCCATCAAgggacaaaaaagaaattttggtcTGGTTTTTGGGCGTCACCAACAGATACAGCcaaaataagtttcaaatttGCTTTCTGCATAGAAGTTCACCTGCCCATGAAAAGTATGAATATAATTTCAAGCCGATTGGAAAGACCAAATTTAAGGTTCAGTTTGGTACGTCCTCagtcttttagttttttgcctagagatgtttttcaaaattgttctgTGCATAAAGATCCCCTTGACCCTAAAGCTTACGGATAAAAGCTTCaagcttttaaaagaaaactgtcGGTCTTTTTCGATTGAACCAATGTGTAGGAGAAAGAAGATGCTTTGACACTCTTATCTCTTTCCGTAAACACGATTGTGAAGTCTCTTTGTCCCAACCTCAAGTACTCTCTAAATGTTTTAACTTGACCCATTCCCGAAATAGATACACTATTTTGATGGCCTTGGGGAATGTACTGTCTTTTGATTAACCTCAGTACTTCGTCGTTTAAAGCTTCAAAGGTTCTATTGGGGCTAATAGTGGCAGATCTTTTTTCATGGATTGGAACATACATTTATTTCCCCCTTCCCCACACCCCCTCCTTaacacaaaatttgaagtcTCTTGCCTCCCCCTTCTCTTCTTTAAAactttgaaagtttcagctcaATCCCCACACATCGTTTCAGAGGTGTTGCCAATATGCCATTTTGATACCCTGGATGCATAGTTTCTTTCGGTTCACCTCCACCTCACTCCCAAGTTAAAATTCTAGGGACAGTTGGCCCCCCAACACTCACTAATAATTCCAAATTTCAAGGCTCTTCCTGAGACAGTGCATATACCTTATTTTGATAACTGTGTATGCATAGTTACTTTTGGTCTACATTGCTACTTCAGAGAGGATAAATTCTAGTCTAACAGGGGTACATagttttaaaaatcataaagtAATTATAGAAGAAATTCTTTAAACAACTCAATGAGTGTCTTCCCCCAAGTCAGGTGAGAAGTACAATCCCCCTCCCCATTCtcagtgaaactttcagaagaATCTGCAAAGCCGTTCTTAGATTTGATTTACTTTGCTGCTTAACCGTGAACAGGTTATAGACCTCATGAGGGCTTCTAGTGAGAAATTATTCAGATGGATGGATTTTACCCTACCACCCACAGACGAAATTTGAAGCCCCTGGTCCTCTCACTCCGTTGCCCTAAACTACCTGATAGTTTCAACTCAGTATCTTGAATCGTCCCGAGACATTGAATATGTGGTATTTTGATATCCTAGTTGCACATAAactgtttttgatttaattctatCCTTTACCCCCAAGTCGTATTTAAACATCCACTTGCCCCTGACCCGCATAAATTTACTGAGAAGTTCAACATCATGCATAAAGTCGTTCCCAGTATATTGTAGATAGACTGTCTTGATAGCCTGGCAACATATAGTGTGATAAAAGCTTAATCAACATGATTAAGACATCTTAATCATGAAGCTTTCATCGACATGATCAAAGCTTAATATATTACCGGCCATCTCAGTGCACTGAGGTGAGGCAGGTCCTTAGCCAACACCCACAGCATAGGCCTACACAtgatttcttttatctttttagacTTTTTCCTTTATCTAATTACAGCTATCCATATTTTTATCTAGAGGACATACTTTTCCTCCTCTTAATTAGTTACAAGTCTAGAAAAACATTATCAACGTTCAAAAATCGAGCGTCTTATTAGCGTCATGATGAAACAGTCAGAAAAATTGCCTTGTATGAATCCATCTGTATTCATTTCGtgtttattatactttttaatttgACGTTAGATAGTTACGCTGTAAAGCTTCacataataaattatttgttaCCTTGTTTCCAATTAAATATTGTCTGTTGTCAGAGAGCCTTTTCTCGAAAAGCCCCATAGCGGGCAGAAACTTCTCTTGCAGTACCTGAAGTCCAAGCTCCTTTTTCTTGGTTGGATCTGTCTCTCTACGAGCTGGCAAAGACGCTGGAACAAACGAAAAACATCAATCACGTAATTTGAATCagtttaagagtaaaaaaaaacacgtgcCGCTTAAGAAAGCTTATTAGTCATTGCGACCTAAAGAGTCAGGGTTCATTGCTTCAGTACACGAGCTATGACACCTTGGAACTCTCTTTCAGGAGGGAACATCCAGGCTGGCAAACCATTACTTCTTTCGTCAACAAAATttcaactagattttttttctttaaaaactaagAACTCCCTGGAGCAGCTAATGTGATATTCTTGTCTTAAATTGGTACCAGCTCagtttaaagtaattttaggtAAAAACTCTCATAGGTAGTTTTAAACCGGTAGAATTATGTACTAAGTGTACAAAATGCTTGTTTATATCCTTGGCTGCtcatctatcaaacagttcgtggtaacaaactgtaagtaaggagcgacccggctctatagtaaccgaaactctaaaaaacggatttttgataccaatagatatataaaaagaatcgggGTTTTATGCTGTTTTCAAATATGTATTCAAGTTTCAATAAGCTTAATCTTACACATCAaggttacgagtctgagaaaatttgccggaTTTTTGAAAAGGGTGGGAAAGTCAGGGAATCTTAATGAAgatctcaccatcagattcagcgtgtcagataACCCtattataaaagtttcaagcgtttatctgaaaaaatgtgaaattttgaattttctgccagaagaaatatcgcGGATatgtgtttatatgtttttccccagaggtgatcgtatcgacccagtggtcctagaatattgtgaAAGAGCTctttcgaacggaaattaaaagttctagtgccctttttaagtgaaaaatattggagagcaactgggccccctccaacgccccttttttctcaaaatcgttcgatcgaaattttgagatagaactatgcctttggggatatcaTGACCCTCCCACAACCCCTGGggataggtctttaagttacaaaatgtgcctattgtttacgtataggatttgttattgggaagcatgcatacatttttcagggggggattttctgctggTGAGATTTTCCTCGGGATAATTTTCCAtagagagggaagtttccagggggtgaatttttcaggggaaattttacactgggggagtTTTTCAGAATTGCTACACGAAATTCTTCAGATATTATTAGATATTAAGGGTAATtatccggggtaaatttttcaccaggattgaatttcCTAAAGAATAAATCCTTGGTGAGGAGAGATTTTTCCGGGGAGGAGTTgcaagatttcctggcattattaaaaaaaaacgatcagaaattaaacaaaaagacaagttttctcaaccgaaagtaaggaacaacattaaaacttaaacgaacagaaactattacatttatgagggggttactcctccacaacacctagctctttacgctaaaatttgaattcttttccaatttttgagaatggctcctgaaacactatgtttgtttaattagaacaataagaagttttttttaagtgctaaaaacctttagcgtaaagagcgagatgttgtGTAGGTGTAATCCCCCTAATATAcgaaataatctctgttcgttttaagttttaatgttgctccttacttccagttgaaaaacttgtttttaatttattttttagataaaaagatCTTTTAACAATACTGAGTTTGACAATCTTTTCCTAAAAGTTTTTAGTCCgccgttttttttgtttttttttttttcagaaaccgAACTAGGACAGGCTTGTATCATTTATATTTAGCTTTGGCCCAAGATCCAATAACATTGATTCACAAAACTTAGGGGGATggatatatttttcataaataggGGGAAGGGTTCAAATTTGTCATTCTTTTTAAGATTGTTTCAATTGAAATACCAAGAACAGCATTTTTTAATGAACATACCTCCCTCCACCGAtgagaattttttaaagaatataagGGGGGAAATATCTAGGAAAATTCTAGGGAGAGggagaaacccccccccccccaaattgaCACCACTACCAGGCCCTGAGATCGCTTGCCATTGAACAATAGATAACATTATATATCCTAGTTTAAAGTCTTCCACACTATTCGTCTTGAACTTCTgccaaacagaaaatatttactGTTGAGAGAAATAGTACGAAAGCCCCTTTGGGAGACTTTGG includes the following:
- the LOC136038716 gene encoding glutathione S-transferase 1-like isoform X2; translated protein: MAEYKLYYFSKRGRAEPIRLIFAYTGVKYEDIRTTKEEFRSKDSAIKAKTPTGYLPLLEVNGLFLPQTLAIIRYLAKPHGLQPEDPFDSAIADAYADTVCDLVTASLPARRETDPTKKKELGLQVLQEKFLPAMGLFEKRLSDNRQYLIGNKISWVDFVVFAFLDELHRKFGEKPYETAPNAKAYKERIANLPGIKEWIESRPKTEN